One region of Juglans regia cultivar Chandler chromosome 4, Walnut 2.0, whole genome shotgun sequence genomic DNA includes:
- the LOC108988422 gene encoding exocyst complex component EXO70H1-like, with the protein MPRKGMRSLCFHSKTPSYSTSRHPSPSSRDPSVSTPRRSFSDTMIEQSIDAAASLIMKWDPESSAYAKVTSIFYESKREAIQFIKCVNDLQKAMHALVSNNSSTSERLVYAQNLMQIAMKRLQKEFYQILSMNRAHLDPESVSARSSRASTRSSTSDYEDVDDDVRPPGDSIEEVEEVSSIAMADLRSIAECMISSGYAKECVSIYKIIRKSIVDEGIYRLGVEKLSSSQISKMDWELLDMRIKAWLDAVKISLKTLFNGERILCDHVFASSDSIRESCFTNISKDGATLLFGFPEVLVAKSKKYPEKIFRVLDMYTAIAENWPEIESIFSFESTATVRSQAINSLIRLSESVRTMLSDFESTLQKDSSKSLVVGGGVHPLTLNAMNYLSILGDYSNVLGDIFADWNPPPKSSLPEFYFDSPQTDESPAPEIFMRIAWLILVLLCKLDGRAEHYKDVCLSYIFLANNLQHVVSKVRTSNLLYLLGGEWVAKHEAKVRQFAANYERFAWGKVIASLPENPTAEVSPAEAKEVFRKFNLSFDEAYRKKGSFIVSDPKLRDEMKMSIARKIVPVYEEFYKKNRQQLTGSGERNARFYLRFAPEDVGNYISDLFFGTAGSGSRPSSSSSSSHRRRERSTA; encoded by the coding sequence ATGCCAAGAAAGGGTATGAGGAGCCTCTGTTTTCACTCCAAAACGCCTTCCTACTCCACCTCTCGCCACCCTTCACCTTCTTCGAGAGATCCCTCCGTCTCGACCCCTCGGAGAAGCTTCTCCGACACGATGATCGAGCAGAGCATCGACGCCGCCGCTTCCTTGATCATGAAATGGGACCCGGAAAGTTCTGCCTACGCTAAAGTCACCTCCATCTTCTACGAGAGCAAGAGAGAAGCCATTCAGTTCATCAAGTGCGTTAACGATCTCCAGAAGGCCATGCATGCCTTAGTCTCCAATAACTCCTCCACTTCTGAGAGGCTCGTGTACGCCCAGAACCTGATGCAGATTGCCATGAAGAGACTCCAGAAGGAGTTCTATCAAATCCTTTCCATGAACCGGGCCCACTTGGATCCCGAATCCGTCTCCGCACGATCTTCACGCGCCTCCACGAGATCGAGCACCTCCGACTATGAAGACGTAGATGATGATGTGCGCCCCCCAGGTGATTCCATCGAGGAAGTCGAGGAGGTTTCTTCCATTGCCATGGCGGACTTGAGGTCCATAGCCGAGTGTATGATCTCGTCTGGTTACGCTAAAGAGTGCGTTAGCATATACAAAATCATCAGAAAATCAATAGTGGACGAAGGCATTTACCGTCTTGGCGTTGAGAAACTGAGTTCCTCCCAAATCAGCAAGATGGACTGGGAACTGCTGGACATGAGGATCAAGGCCTGGTTGGACGCAGTAAAAATCTCCTTGAAAACGCTCTTTAACGGGGAGAGAATACTGTGCGACCACGTCTTCGCTTCCTCGGACTCCATCAGAGAATCTTGCTTCACCAACATTTCCAAAGACGGAGCTACTCTGCTATTCGGATTCCCCGAAGTACTCGTCGCCAAGAGCAAGAAATATCCCGAGAAAATCTTCCGCGTGCTCGACATGTACACCGCCATCGCTGAAAACTGGCCCGAGATCGAATCCATTTTCTCGTTCGAATCAACTGCGACCGTCCGATCTCAAGCCATCAACTCCCTGATCCGTCTCAGCGAGTCGGTGCGCACAATGCTGTCAGACTTCGAGTCAACGCTGCAGAAGGATTCCTCTAAGTCACTGGTCGTCGGCGGCGGAGTTCACCCGCTGACGCTCAATGCGATGAATTACCTCTCAATCCTCGGAGATTATAGTAATGTCCTCGGTGACATTTTCGCCGACTGGAATCCCCCTCCGAAATCCTCATTACCGGAATTCTACTTCGATAGTCCACAAACCGATGAATCTCCGGCACCGGAGATTTTCATGCGCATAGCTTGGCTAATTCTCGTGCTTCTTTGTAAGCTCGACGGCAGGGCCGAGCATTACAAAGACGTTTGTCTATCATACATATTCCTAGCCAACAATCTTCAACACGTGGTCTCCAAGGTCCGCACGTCAAACCTACTGTACCTTCTGGGCGGGGAATGGGTCGCAAAGCACGAAGCTAAAGTGCGACAGTTTGCTGCGAATTACGAGCGCTTCGCTTGGGGAAAGGTGATCGCGTCACTGCCAGAGAACCCAACCGCCGAGGTCTCCCCGGCGGAAGCGAAGGAGGTTTTCAGGAAGTTCAATTTGAGTTTCGACGAAGCGTATCGGAAGAAGGGTTCGTTCATTGTATCGGACCCGAAACTCCGAGACGAAATGAAGATGTCAATCGCGAGAAAGATCGTGCCGGTTTACGAGGAGTTTTATAAGAAGAATCGGCAGCAGCTTACCGGGAGCGGAGAGAGGAATGCGCGGTTTTATCTCAGATTTGCCCCAGAAGATGTAGGGAATTACATATCGGACTTATTCTTCGGGACAGCCGGCTCAGGTAGCAGACCGTCGTCTTCGTCGTCCTCGTCTCATCGCCGGCGGGAACGGTCCACAGCGTAG